The genomic stretch CATTATCTCTTGAGCTAGGGGTTGAGTTAGACCCAATGTCTATTTAACATGTTTGCCAAAGAAGTGTCCCAAAATTCGAATGATCTTGCTTCTACGCTGTCATTTAGACTCATGATATTATAAATAATTTTGGATGCTCTTAGACAACCCACGAGGAATAAATATTGCATCCTCAAACATGCTACAGTTACTTGATCCCTGCCACTCAATACAAAATCATATTCCTTCCATCCCAATTTATGTGGTACCATTTGACATGGCACTaagtttaaaaaaacaaaaaaaacagttTTGAGACTTATAATCTAAAAATTAAGCATTAAACATTTGTGTGATTATACATCATTCATTAAGGATGAAATGAAAAACTTTTGAAGTCAAATTATTTCTAAACATAAAAAAGATGACATTCGTTGTAATATACTAAAAAAAAGTTTGTCACTTAAATTGAGACACAAGGAGCAACAAAAAGAAGGCAACACATTGGAGCACTTAGACTCCAAGGGAACAAATCAAGAAGTTTTTAATTTGTGAAGTCATTTGGATGGACAAAAATCAACCTTTTTATATTGAAAAACTGCTACCTGAGCATTTGAGATTTTGATTtccataaaaaaatttaaagaggAAGATAAGGATAGATGATAAATTTAACACAATATTTTATAACTACATTATATCCTATCTTCCTATATAAATCGTTGTACTCCTAGTTGCTCACTTGTACATGTATATTAAGAGAAATATAACCTAAGTTAGCAATGTATTTTCTGATGTTCTTATGAGTTTTGTTATAGTATCAGAGCCATTGTCTTCCTCTTCCCCTTCACCAAGCATGCATGTCAAAGCACACAAAGAAATCCTCTCCATGTATTCCTTCCTTGTTACCCTTATTCCTTTTATCATTCGGAATTCTCTTAATTATGCTCAGcactttatttttataaaactaaacTAACATCTACCAATTTAGTTGCCCTCTCACGTCGAAATTGATGGAAGTGATGAATTTCAACATAACCTTGAGTATGATCATCACTCGATCCAACACGACCAACTAATCATGAGTCTTCTTATCTCTTCATTATCTGGAAAAAAAAGTCCTACCTTTTCTAATGGGAATAATTAGAAGAAATATCGTAAGTATCATAACATGAATAATCTAGTGACGTCAATTTTGTAGGTGCTAGCTAGTCGCTAGAGCGTGTGTTCAATCTAGAGACATTGTTGGAATTCCTCAACAATTTTTGAAATTGGGAATTACAAAATACAAAGAAATTGGCAAAAAAAGGTAAAGTAAACCTCACAGATGATAAATAATTGAAAGAACTATTAGCACTTTAAAAAGATGACTTGCAGTTTAtataaaagccaaaaaaaaaaaaaaagataaagcaTTTTGTTTTCTGGATTGCGCGATGTGAAATTAGTGTCCTTATACAGTCTTTGGGCAGCCTTACCTAATGGCTAATGAGCTAGCTTTCAAGGTGAAGTTAGAGTCAAGGTCCATTTTATCCGTTGAATTCTTATAGCGATAGCATTTCTATCTAATAGACCAATTTATTGTTGCCAATGGTTACAGGAAATAAGTAGCCAACAAGAATACTTGAAGCTTAAAGCACGTTACGAAGCATTACAGCGATCACAGAGGTATATATATAACAATGGTATTGAGAAGAAAGCTTCATTTATGAAATGTGTTTTAGCTAAAAGAACGTTTTCTGATGTTGTGTCATGAATAGAAATCTTCTTGGTGAAGATCTTGGCCCTTTGAATAGCAAGGAACTTGAATCACTTGAGAGGCAGCTTGATATGTCACTGAAACAGATTCGATCAACTCGGGTAAATTTGACATATAGCTAAtcaataattttagtattaaaaTATTGCTGCATGGTCATTAACTCATAAACACTTGCACTGACCACTAGTCTCAACTTTTTCCAGACTCAGTTAATGTTGGATCAACTTACAGATCTTCAGAGAAAGGTACAtaagtttattttattattcctGACTAGTAAAAAGAATCATTGTGTTTTCCTAGCTACTTAAAATCATCATTATATGGCGACGATCTTCCATTTGGCAGGAACATGCATTAAACGAAGCAAACAGAACCTTGAAACAAAGGGTAAGTGAAATTTCCCTTCTTTTCCCCCTTCCTTTTGGTAGCGCAATTACTACTGAATTCGTGTGAGTGCATGTCGTCTGTGTTGGAGGCAAACGACGAGAAAGGAATAGTTTAATTTCTATATATACACTAATAGATGATGAATAATCTAAATAACTAAAGTAGGTTACCTGTTGCATGTTAATACATTAGCAGTGTAAAAGCATTGTACAGTCAATGTATgtaaattaaattaaagaattaatTGCGATGTCTTAATTACTTATTGATCCCGTCACTCAAGCTCTCATTGGAAGTGACGGTTTCACCAACAGAACCAATAATTAACATCTCTTCTGTTAGTCATAGTTGTTTCATGAGAATATTATATATATGCagttgtgtgtgtatatatattcaCTTGTCATATTAGGGTTTGGAATGGTTTAATTTGCAGTTGATGGAAGGAAGCCAACTAAATCTGCAGTGGCAACAAAATGCACAAGATATGGGCTACGGCCGGCAAACAACTCAAACTCAGGGCGATGGCTTTTTTCATCCTTTGGAATGTGAACCCACTTTGCAAATTGGGTACGTTCTGATCAATATTTTGgatgatatatttttttttgtttgctttTTAAAAGCATTCATGGGTCAGTTTGACTACCATAAAGATTAAGAGGTAAATATTCAATATTTTGCTAATCAGTGAGATAAAAAGCATTTTCTccgttctaatttatgtgaacttgtttgacGGGTACGgagtttaaaaaaataaagacttt from Nicotiana sylvestris chromosome 12, ASM39365v2, whole genome shotgun sequence encodes the following:
- the LOC104243620 gene encoding MADS-box protein 5, which produces MGRGRVELKRIENKINRQVTFAKRRNGLLKKAYELSVLCDAEVALIIFSNRGKLYEFCSSSSMLKTLERYQKCNYGAPETNISTREALEISSQQEYLKLKARYEALQRSQRNLLGEDLGPLNSKELESLERQLDMSLKQIRSTRTQLMLDQLTDLQRKEHALNEANRTLKQRLMEGSQLNLQWQQNAQDMGYGRQTTQTQGDGFFHPLECEPTLQIGYQNDPITVGGAGPSVNNYMAGWLP